In Selenomonas dianae, a genomic segment contains:
- a CDS encoding DUF4238 domain-containing protein, with translation MGTKAQHYVWRGYLKRWDQKNDSNGRIFVYRKKPIGTQPQLPDKPVLLANVGFEKYYYDITGFTQEDVSLLTQFIDHMEKDMPVKMTLNPNIFSDANSKRDFVETIMCNYEDIDNENKFLDSIVRNEVSFYQDSVMQIAMNTMLDEIKFRIIAGEGQKSDDDLMDICLNAMIHGDNIDLKHEFHRFFFMQYLRSPVRIEAQKKGFEKFKADNLDKMGNKNTNFHANLVTIFFAEKMALNVSRNWHTWIERIENRTSTPFVTSDTPLINLTGRDLKDKSEFYYPLSPFVAMKLCIAHKHGCSKGNSNTNIIIADTDKIDSFNQQIVDHCKNEVFSNRRDILEQISNKCRDI, from the coding sequence GTGGGAACAAAAGCGCAACATTATGTTTGGCGTGGATATTTAAAACGCTGGGATCAAAAAAATGACAGTAACGGTAGAATATTCGTCTATCGGAAAAAACCTATAGGAACACAACCGCAATTGCCAGATAAGCCAGTACTCCTAGCAAATGTCGGGTTCGAAAAGTATTACTATGACATAACGGGATTCACCCAAGAAGATGTATCACTTCTTACACAATTCATCGACCATATGGAAAAAGACATGCCCGTGAAAATGACACTAAATCCAAATATTTTCTCAGATGCCAACTCTAAACGCGATTTTGTTGAAACTATTATGTGCAATTATGAAGATATTGATAATGAAAATAAGTTTCTTGACTCTATTGTTAGGAATGAGGTATCTTTTTATCAAGATAGTGTCATGCAAATTGCAATGAATACAATGCTCGATGAAATAAAGTTTAGAATTATTGCAGGAGAAGGCCAAAAGAGTGATGATGACTTAATGGATATATGCCTTAATGCTATGATACACGGGGATAACATTGATCTCAAGCATGAATTTCACAGGTTCTTTTTTATGCAATACTTACGTTCTCCTGTAAGGATAGAGGCGCAGAAGAAAGGTTTTGAGAAATTCAAAGCTGATAATCTAGATAAAATGGGAAATAAAAACACGAATTTTCATGCTAACCTTGTAACAATTTTTTTTGCTGAGAAAATGGCACTTAACGTATCACGTAATTGGCATACTTGGATTGAACGCATAGAAAACCGAACAAGCACTCCTTTTGTTACATCTGATACTCCGCTGATAAACTTAACAGGTAGAGATTTAAAGGATAAATCTGAGTTTTACTATCCTTTATCACCATTTGTAGCAATGAAACTATGTATAGCCCATAAGCATGGATGTTCTAAAGGAAACTCAAACACAAATATTATAATCGCTGACACGGATAAAATAGATTCTTTTAACCAACAAATCGTAGATCACTGTAAAAATGAAGTTTTTTCAAATCGCAGAGATATTCTCGAACAAATTTCGAATAAGTGCCGTGATATCTAG
- a CDS encoding phage portal protein: MNLFSKIFRSRDKPQNHLGGLSFLFGQTAAGKAVNERTAMQTTAVYACVRILAESIAGLPLHVYAYQGQGKERVPEHPLYFLLHDAPNPEMTSFIFRETMMSHLLLWGNAYAQILRDGRGKVLGLYPLLPDKMEVSRDSRTGELYYTYTRSTEENPNFADKGQIRLRREDVLHIPGLGFDGLVGYSPIAMAKNAIGIALATEEYGAAFFKNGARPGGVLEHPGVLKDPSKLRESWHAVYGGTMNTGRIAVLEEGVKYQQIAIPPEEAQFLETRKFQIDEIARLYRVPPHMVGDLEKSSFSNIEQQSLEFVKYTLNPWVMRWEQSLQKAFLTEKERKAYFIRFNVDGLLRGDYKSRMEGYAIGRQNGWLSANDIRSLEDMNPIESTEGGDLYLINGNMTKLRDAGLFAGRQKGVSDET, encoded by the coding sequence ATGAATCTATTTAGCAAAATCTTCCGTTCGCGGGACAAGCCCCAGAATCATCTTGGTGGCTTGTCCTTTTTGTTTGGGCAGACGGCAGCGGGTAAGGCGGTCAACGAGCGAACGGCAATGCAGACAACGGCGGTCTATGCCTGTGTCCGTATTCTTGCCGAATCAATCGCAGGGCTGCCGCTCCATGTCTACGCCTACCAAGGGCAAGGCAAAGAGCGCGTGCCGGAGCATCCGCTGTATTTCCTGCTTCACGATGCGCCGAATCCCGAGATGACCTCCTTTATATTTCGCGAAACAATGATGAGTCACCTTCTTTTGTGGGGGAATGCCTACGCACAAATTTTGCGCGATGGCAGGGGTAAGGTTCTCGGACTCTATCCGCTCCTCCCGGACAAGATGGAAGTCAGCCGTGACAGCCGCACGGGTGAGCTTTACTACACCTACACGAGAAGCACGGAGGAGAATCCGAACTTTGCGGACAAGGGACAGATTCGTTTGCGCCGTGAGGATGTGCTGCATATTCCGGGGCTTGGATTTGACGGACTTGTGGGATATTCACCTATCGCCATGGCGAAGAACGCCATCGGCATTGCTCTTGCGACGGAAGAATATGGCGCGGCGTTCTTCAAAAACGGTGCACGTCCGGGTGGTGTCTTGGAGCATCCCGGTGTCCTCAAAGACCCGTCGAAGCTCCGTGAGAGCTGGCACGCTGTCTACGGTGGTACGATGAACACGGGCAGGATCGCCGTCCTCGAGGAAGGTGTAAAGTATCAGCAGATTGCCATACCGCCCGAGGAGGCGCAGTTCCTTGAGACACGAAAGTTCCAGATCGACGAGATTGCACGGCTCTACCGTGTGCCGCCGCATATGGTCGGGGATTTGGAGAAATCCTCGTTTTCGAACATCGAGCAACAGTCCTTGGAGTTCGTCAAATACACTTTGAATCCATGGGTAATGCGATGGGAGCAGTCGCTGCAGAAAGCATTTCTGACAGAGAAGGAGCGGAAGGCTTATTTCATCCGCTTCAACGTGGACGGGCTGCTGCGCGGGGATTACAAGAGCCGTATGGAGGGATATGCCATTGGTCGGCAGAACGGATGGCTGTCGGCGAACGACATCCGAAGTCTTGAGGACATGAATCCGATTGAATCTACCGAGGGTGGTGATTTGTACCTCATCAACGGGAATATGACAAAACTGAGGGACGCAGGGCTGTTTGCCGGAAGGCAGAAGGGAGTAAGTGATGAAACGTAA
- a CDS encoding head maturation protease, ClpP-related: MKRKFWNWVRNEGEKRVLLLDGEISDETWWGDEVTPAIFRSELNAAEGDVDLWINSPGGDCYAAAQIYNMLMEYKGNVNVKIDGIAASAASVVAMAGSTVEMSPVATIMIHNPMTVSIGDTHEMERTITFLSEIKESIINAYEIKTGLSRAKISRLMDAETWMNAKKAVELGFADSVLYADVQRPVTDAADGLIFSRAAVTNSLLSKFGQGTHNVDAEPLKRRLFSISH, encoded by the coding sequence ATGAAACGTAAATTTTGGAACTGGGTACGGAACGAGGGAGAGAAGCGTGTCTTGCTTCTGGACGGTGAGATTTCGGATGAGACGTGGTGGGGCGATGAAGTCACACCTGCAATCTTTCGCTCTGAACTGAATGCCGCCGAGGGAGATGTTGACCTCTGGATCAACTCACCAGGCGGTGACTGCTATGCGGCGGCACAGATCTACAATATGCTCATGGAGTATAAGGGAAACGTCAATGTCAAAATTGACGGGATTGCGGCTTCTGCTGCATCCGTTGTCGCTATGGCAGGATCAACGGTTGAGATGTCACCCGTGGCCACCATTATGATCCATAATCCGATGACTGTTTCCATCGGAGATACGCACGAGATGGAGCGGACGATCACGTTCCTCTCCGAAATCAAGGAGAGTATCATCAACGCCTACGAGATCAAGACGGGGCTGTCCCGTGCGAAGATTTCACGGCTGATGGATGCCGAGACATGGATGAACGCAAAGAAGGCGGTGGAGCTTGGATTTGCGGATTCCGTTCTCTATGCAGACGTTCAGCGTCCTGTGACCGATGCGGCAGACGGGCTGATCTTCTCCCGTGCCGCCGTCACGAACTCCCTGCTCTCGAAATTCGGGCAGGGAACACACAATGTCGATGCAGAGCCGCTCAAAAGACGGCTCTTTTCTATTTCACACTAA